One Mycobacteroides salmoniphilum DNA segment encodes these proteins:
- the pgl gene encoding 6-phosphogluconolactonase, translating into MSETIIEKYTDTDALVTAAGDRLALAIAGALTERGKAMIVLTGGGTGIALLKHLRDVASDLDWANVHVFWGDDRYVPKTDPERNAWQAWEALLEHVDFPMRNMHAMPNSESEYGTDLDAAALAYEQLLAANAEPGQDCPAFDVHLLGMGGEGHINSLFPHTEAVKETQRLVVAVPDSPKPPPQRITLTLPAIQRSREVWLIVSGEGKAEAVAAAIGGADPIDVPAAGAIGTERTVWLLDEAAASQLD; encoded by the coding sequence ATGAGTGAAACAATCATCGAAAAGTACACGGACACCGATGCTTTGGTGACCGCGGCGGGTGACCGGCTGGCGCTCGCGATCGCCGGTGCCCTCACCGAACGCGGTAAGGCCATGATCGTGCTCACCGGTGGCGGCACCGGTATCGCCCTGCTCAAACATCTGCGCGATGTCGCCAGTGATCTCGACTGGGCCAACGTTCACGTGTTCTGGGGCGACGACCGGTATGTTCCGAAAACCGATCCGGAACGCAATGCCTGGCAGGCTTGGGAGGCACTGCTTGAGCATGTCGACTTCCCCATGCGCAACATGCACGCCATGCCCAACAGCGAAAGTGAATACGGCACCGATCTGGATGCGGCCGCGCTCGCTTACGAACAGCTGCTGGCCGCCAACGCCGAGCCCGGCCAGGACTGCCCCGCATTCGACGTTCACCTACTGGGCATGGGCGGCGAGGGTCATATCAACTCGCTGTTCCCGCACACCGAAGCGGTCAAGGAGACGCAGCGGCTGGTCGTGGCGGTGCCCGATTCCCCCAAGCCGCCGCCGCAGCGAATCACGTTGACATTGCCTGCCATTCAGCGTTCACGCGAGGTGTGGCTGATCGTTTCGGGCGAGGGCAAGGCCGAAGCGGTTGCCGCGGCCATCGGCGGAGCCGACCCGATCGACGTACCCGCGGCGGGCGCCATCGGGACCGAGCGCACGGTGTGGCTGCTCGACGAAGCCGCTGCGAGCCAGCTGGACTAG